A window from Kwoniella pini CBS 10737 chromosome 1, complete sequence encodes these proteins:
- a CDS encoding glutamate 5-kinase — MKATPLTIVIKLGTSSIVSPEYPFLPHLELLSSIVETVVHLRSLGHRVVLCSSGAIGVGLRRMNLRGRGKGLSQKQALAAIGQGRLIALWDNLFSQLDQPIAQILLTRMDISDRTRYLNAQNTFSELLQMGVVPIVNENDTVSVTEIKFGDNDTLSAISSAIVHADYLFLLTDVECLYTDNPRNNPDAKPVRVVRDIEKVKQEVSTATLGTSLGTGGMSTKLIAAELATAAGTTTVIMHSANVKDIFSVIEKGAGPSRDISETPQLEEGPLCTRFLRRETALKDRKWWIAHGLHSAGTIVIDEGAYRAIQRKESGGRLLPAGVVRVEGPFASHQAVRLIVKRKKRDKDVISRSHNQQDNENTGGDISRNSIDESIPSSPNRGSRLSIDDTINKPSSLISPAIKHLIAGEPSTPQIQPILSLSSSIASLDPLSKSIPSSPSPATFDSSINERLDKISISKEEEKEEEKDEEGWEEIEVGKGLAQYNSVEIDRIKGMKSAYIENILGYSESEHVVDSITFL; from the exons ATGAAAGCAACACCTCTGACTATCGTCATTAAGCTTG gTACATCATCAATAGTTTCACCTGAATACCCTTTTTTACCTCACTTGGAAttactttcttcaatagTTGAAACTGTTGTTCATCTACGTTCATTAGGTCATAGAGTTGTATTATGTTCATCTGGAGCTATAGGAGTAGGATTAAGAAGAATGAATTtaagaggaagaggtaaAGGATTAAGTCAAAAGCAG GCTCTGGCAGCTATAGGTCAAGGTAGATTAATAGCTTTATGggataatttattttcacaATTAGATCAACCTATTGCACAAATTTTATTAACTCGAATGGATATTTCAGAT CGAACGAGATATTTAAATGCTCAAAATACTTTTTCTGAATTACTTCAAATGGGTGTAGTACCTATTGTTAATGAAAACGATACTGTTTCTGTCACT gaaatcaaatttggtGATAATGATACTTTATCTGCAATCTCTTCTGCAATTGTTCATGCGGATTATCTTTTCCTATTAACAGATGTTGAATGTTT ATATACGGATAATCCAAGGAATAATCCTGATGCGAAACCTGTTCGAGTAGTAAGGGATATAGAGAAAGTGAAACAAGAAG TCTCCACGGCGACACTTGGAACATCATTAGGTACAGGTGGAATGTCAACAAAACTTATAGCAGCAGAATTAGCTACAGCAGCAGGAACAACTACAGTTATAATGCATTCTGCAAATGTAAAAGACATATTTAGTGTGATAGAAAAAGGTGCTGGACCAAGTAGGGATATATCTGAAACTCCCCAATTAGAGGAAGGTCCGTTATGTACTAGATTTCTGAGGAGAGAAACAGCTTTGAAGGA TCGAAAATGGTGGATTGCACATGGTTTACATTCTGCAGGAACCATCgttattgatgaaggtgcTTATCGAGCTATACAAAGAAAGGAATCAGGTGGAAGACTATTACCTGCTGGAGTTGTTCGAGTTGAAGGTCCTTTCGCATCTCATCAAGCTGTTAGGTTAATTGTTAAACGTAAAAAACGAGATAAAGATGTAATTTCCCGATCCCACAATCAAcaagataatgaaaatactGGTGGAGACATTTCAAGAAACTCGATAGATGAGAGTATACCATCAAGTCCAAATCGAGGGTCAAGATTAAGTATAGATGATACAATTAATAAACCATCCTCTCTAATATCTCCAGCAATAAAACATTTAATAGCCGGAGAACCTTCCACACCACAAATTCAACCAATCttatcactttcatcttctatagcttctttagaccctttatcaaaatctataccttcttcaccttctcctgctACTTtcgattcatcaataaatgaaaGATTGGATAAGATATCTATAAgcaaggaagaagaaaaagaagaagaaaaagatgaagaaggatgggaAGAGATTGAAGTTGGAAAAGGTTTGGCTCAATACAATAgtgttgaaattgataggATAAAAGGAATGAAAAG TGCCTACATCGAAAATATTCTTGGATATTCGGAATCTGAACATGTAGTTGATTCGATAACATTCTTATGA